The stretch of DNA AGTTTTTAATTCTGCTAAGTGAATATTATTTTTTGTTCTTTTTGATTTTACATCATCTATTTCTAAATAAATAGAATTAATTGATGCTTTGATTGATGCTGCTGTTTCAACAAATGTTGCTAACTTAGCTTTTTCATTTTCAATCTTTGGCTCAAACATACTAATTGCTGTATCAAATTTTGATAATTTGATTAAATCCTGTAAATACTTATTCAACCGTTTCTCCTTCTATAAAAAACTCAAATGGATTTTTTGAAGCTGTTATTATAGCTTTTAATTTATTTTTTTTCAAATATTCTGAAAGAAGTCCCTCTAACAAGGTGTTGAAGTATCTTTCACTCTCATAGTGTCTTATATCAATAAGTGATAAACCTCGTGCTTTTGCTTCCATTGCATCATGATATTTTATATCACCTGTCAAAAAACAATCAGCCTTAATTTCATCAATTAAAGACATTCCTGAACCTGTAACTATTGCTATTTTTTTAATAAAATCATTACACCTAACTGTATTTGTAGTTTTCAAATCTAACTTTGAAGATACATATTTTACTAAGTCCTCAAAGTTCATATTTACATCACAATAAGAGATAAATTCTTTTGAATTTTCTATTTTAAAGCCAAGAATCTCTTCAGCAACATATCTATTTAAATGTGTTTTATCAATATTTGTATGCATTGAAATTAAAG from Arcobacter suis CECT 7833 encodes:
- a CDS encoding Nif3-like dinuclear metal center hexameric protein, translating into MKLQEIYDVLNEISPFELQEKWDNAGLLVGSFDDEINNIYISIDLDEELLSRVEKNSLIITHHPLIFSGLKRVNFDTYSTKLLKELIKKDISLISMHTNIDKTHLNRYVAEEILGFKIENSKEFISYCDVNMNFEDLVKYVSSKLDLKTTNTVRCNDFIKKIAIVTGSGMSLIDEIKADCFLTGDIKYHDAMEAKARGLSLIDIRHYESERYFNTLLEGLLSEYLKKNKLKAIITASKNPFEFFIEGETVE